One genomic region from Accipiter gentilis chromosome Z, bAccGen1.1, whole genome shotgun sequence encodes:
- the SAMD4B gene encoding protein Smaug homolog 2, with protein LPPPAAISQWPQEPAEAAVALLLAHLPLLQPGNAAAKAEYMKRLQKILAYAIESNRCVEESRQLLSYALIHPATTLDDRSALALWLGHLEERLAGGGGPPARPPRPDAPRRPPPPHEWPEHVAPELGPAWPEAAPRENGHPPFHPPASGNGLGGAALPCQLHPSPLKRSLSLVPGSPQGGGNEWPGGGDEPAVPVPPRPPFGDHAPLSPQSSVASSGSEQTEETASGRNTFQEDGSGMKDVPSWLKSLRLHKYAALFSQMTYEEMMTLTEHHLESQNVTKGARHKIALSIQKLRERQSVLRALEKDILEGGNLWTALQELQQIMVTPIKAFRPPPAAPPPNGTPDGAPPGATEAFTPHPTADAEAPAAPVPDGDIPGQFTRVMGKVCTQLLVSRPDEENITSYLQLLEKCLSHEAFTETQKKRLLSWKQQVLKLLRAFPKKVPLDGPGYRPPKSWAFGSNSLPIAGSVGGAGGRRGQRPFALPPRALPPTRLGLLGPAGGAPTPRAPLGGPPLGAQGRQSLWFGSGGAGGSPGSRSAVQRTHSLPVHTSPQALLAFPQECPLPGTDLEINPTLESLCLSMTEHALGDGTDKTSTI; from the exons ctcccacctccagccGCCATCAGCCAGTGGCCACAAGAGCCGGCAGAGGCGGCGGTGGCCCTGCTCCTGGCCCACCTCCCGCTCCTGCAGCCCGGGAACGCTGCTGCCAAGGCCGAGTACATGAAGCGGCTGCAGAAAATCCTGGCTTACGCCATCGAGAGCAACCGCTGTGTGGAGGAGAGCCGTCAGCTCCTCTCCTACGCCCTCATCCACCCCGCCACCACCCTGGACGACCGCAGCGCCTTGGCACTCTGGTTGGGCCACTTAGAGGAGCGTttggccggcggcggcggccccccggCACGACCCCCCCGCCCTGATGCTCCTCGACGGCCGCCGCCTCCCCACGAGTGGCCTGAGCACGTGGCCCCCGAGCTGGGACCGGCCTGGCCTGAGGCAGCCCCCCGGGAGAATGGGCACCCCCCCTTCCACCCCCCTGCCAGTGGCAACGGCCTGGGGGGAGCAG ctctgccctgccagctgcaCCCCAGCCCACTGAAGCGTTCCCTCTCACTGGTGCCCGGCAGTCCCCAGGGAGGGGGAAATGAATGGCCTGGGGGGGGTGATGAGCctgctgtccccgtccccccccgcccccccttcggGGACCATGCGCCCCTCTCGCCCCAGAGCAGCGTGGCCTCCTCAGGCAGCGAGCAGACCGAGGAGACAGCCAGCGGCCGCAACACCTTCCAGGAGGACGGCAGCGGCATGAAAG atgtCCCCTCCTGGCTGAAGAGCCTGCGGCTGCACAAGTACGCGGCGCTTTTTTCCCAAATGACGTACGAGGAGATGATGACGCTGACGGAGCATCACCTTGAGTCGCAG AACGTCACCAAGGGTGCGCGGCATAAGATTGCTCTCAGCATCCAGAAGCTGCGGGAGCGGCAGAGCGTCCTCAGGGCGCTGGAGAAG GACATCCTGGAGGGGGGAAACCTGTGGACGGcgctgcaggagctgcagcagatCATGGTGACCCCCATCAAAGCCTtccggccccccccggccgctcCCCCCCCAAACGGCACCCCTGACGGGGCCCCCCCGGGGGCCACCGAAGCCTTCACCCCCCACCCGACCGCTGACGCCgaagcccccgccgcccccgtccCCGACGGAGACATCCCAGGGCAGTTCACCCGCGTCATGGGCAAAg TGTGCACCCAGCTGCTGGTGTCGCGGCCGGATGAGGAGAATATCACCAGTTACCTCCAGCTCCTTGAGAAGTGCCTGAGCCATGAG gcGTTCACGGAGACGCAGAAGAAGAGGCTCCTCTCCTGGAAGCAGCAGGTCCTGAAGCTGCTCCGCGCCTTCCCCAAGAAGGTGCCACTTGATGGCCCGGGCTATCGGCCCCCCAAGAG CTGGGCCTTCGGCTCCAACTCGCTCCCCATAGCTGGCTctgtggggggggcgggggggcggcgggggcagcgtCCCTTCGCATTGCCCCCCCGTGCGCTGCCCCCCACCcgcctggggctgctggggcctgctgggggggcacccacgCCCCGGGCCCCCCTCGGCGGACCCCCCCTTGGTGCCCAGGGACGCCAG AGCCTGTGGTTTGGcagcgggggggccgggggctcccCGGGGAGCCGCAGCGCGGTGCAGCGCACCCACTCGCTGCCTGTCCACACCTCACCCCAGGCCCTGCTCGCCTTCCCCCAGG agtgTCCCCTCCCTGGCACTGACCTGGAGATCAACCCCACGCTGGAGTCCCTGTGCCTGAGCATGACGGAGCACGCGCTGggcg ATGGCACAGACAAGACCTCCACCATCTGA
- the TGFB1 gene encoding transforming growth factor beta-1 proprotein isoform X2 produces the protein MELAVLLALLGAARALSTCRSLDLEAARRKRIEAVRGQILSKLRLPAPPAEPPPWPLPEEVRALYNSTQELLRQRAKSRPPDDPDEYYAKELHRFPMEPPGEGPLEHWRPTSHSTFFIFNTSRVRAEIGHEALLHRAELRMLRQGSSAENQGAEQRLELYQGYGNASWRYLHGRSVQVTKEEEWLWFDVTDVVKQWLSSSESLGMFKLSVHCPCEQGPGATNNMRITIEGFEQQRGDMQGIAKKRRRVPYVLAMSLPPDRANDLHSSRRRRALDAEYCFGTEEKNCCVRPLYIDFRKDLQWKWIHEPKGYMANFCMGPCPYIWSADTQYTKVLALYNQHNPGASAAPCCVPQTLDPLPIVYYVGRKARVEQLSNMVVRACKCS, from the exons ATGGAGCTGGCCgtgctgctggcgctgctgggGGCGGCCCGGGCGCTCTCCACGTGCCGTTCGTTGGACCTGGAGGCGGCGCGGAGGAAACGCATCGAAGCGGTTCGGGGACAAATTCTGAGTAAACTCCGGTTACCGGCACCTCCCGCCGAACCCCCTCCCTGGCCGCTACCGGAGGAGGTACGGGCCCTTTACAACAGCACCCAGGAGCTGCTGCGCCAAAGGGCCAAGTCGCGCCCGCCCGACGACCCCGATGAATATTATGCCAAGGAATTGCATCGTTTTCCCATGGAACCGCCCGGAGaag GCCCGCTGGAGCACTGGCGCCCGACGAGCCACAGCACCTTCTTCATCTTCAACACATCGCGGGTACGGGCCGAGATCGGGCACGAAGCGCTGCTGCACCGGGCCGAGCTGCGGATGCTGCGGCAGGGGTCAAGCGCCGAGAACCAGGGGGCCGAGCAGCGCCTCGAGCTCTACCAG GGCTACGGCAACGCCTCGTGGCGGTACCTGCACGGGCGCTCGGTGCAGGTGACGAAGGAGGAGGAATGGCTCTGGTTCGACGTCACCGACGTCGTCAAACAGTGGCTCAGCAGCAGCG AGTCCCTGGGCATGTTCAAGCTGAGCGTCCACTGTCCCTGCGAGCAGGGTCCCGGTGCCACCAACAACATGCGCATCACCATCGAAG gCTTTGAGCAGCAGCGAGGGGACATGCAGGGCATCGCCAAGAAGCGCCGGCGGGTACCCTATGTCCTGGCCATGTCGCTGCCCCCCGATCGCGCCAACGACCTCCacagctcccgccgccgccgtgccctCGATGCTGAATACTGCTTTGG GACGGAGGAGAAGAACTGCTGCGTGCGGCCACTGTACATCGATTTCCGTAAGGATCTGCAGTGGAAGTGGATCCACGAGCCCAAGGGCTACATGGCCAACTTCTGCATGGGGCCCTGTCCCTACATCTGGAGCGCTGACACCCAGTACACCAAG GTGCTGGCGCTGTACAACCAGCACAACCCGGGGGCTTCGGCGGCGCCGTGCTGTGTCCCCCAGACCCTCGACCCCCTCCCCATCGTCTACTATGTGGGGCGCAAGGCCCGGGTGGAACAGCTCTCCAACATGGTGGTCCGAGCTTGCAAATGCAGCTGA
- the B9D2 gene encoding LOW QUALITY PROTEIN: B9 domain-containing protein 2 (The sequence of the model RefSeq protein was modified relative to this genomic sequence to represent the inferred CDS: deleted 2 bases in 1 codon), producing MRGPWCAAPSTGDRIMAEVHVIGQIVGASGFPQRRLFCTWGLHAGGAWKLLSGLGSGQTQVDDPQADDVAYWCHPLDVHFATKGLQGWPKLHLQVWHQDGLGRSEVLGYGFCHVPAIPGCHALACVTCHPRGTWRERLCQRLVGGGDSQLRNPEAVATGAPDRFRLRTEAAGTVHLQLGILLRHFGRYGVEC from the exons atgcgcggcccgTGGTGCGCAGCGCCGAgtactgggg ACAGGATCATGGCGGAGGTTCACGTCATCGGGCAGATCGTGGGGGCCAGCGGCTTCCCCCAGCGCCGCCTCTTCTGCACGTGGGGGCTGCACGCTG GTGGCGCCTGGAAGCTGCTTTCGGGGTTGGGGTCCGGGCAGACTCAGGTGGACGACCCCCAGGCGGACGACGTGGCCTATTGGTGTCACCCCCTCGACGTCCATTTTGCCACCAAGGGGCTGCAAG gttggCCCAAGCTGCACCTGCAGGTCTGGCACCAGGACGGACTGGGGCGCAGCGAGGTGCTGGGTTACGGTTTTTGTCACGTACCGGCCATCCCCGGGTGCCACGCGTTGGCCTGCGTCACCTGCCACCCTCGGGGGACCTGGCGGGAACGGTTGTGCCAgcgtttggttggggggggggac tcCCAACTCCGAAACCCCGAAGCCGTCGCCACCGGTGCCCCTGATCGCTTCCGCCTGCGTACCGAGGCCGCCggcaccgtccacctgcagctggGCATCCTCCTCCGGCATTTTGGCCGTTACGGCGTCGAGTGCTAA
- the TGFB1 gene encoding transforming growth factor beta-1 proprotein isoform X3: MELAVLLALLGAARALSTCRSLDLEAARRKRIEAVRGQILSKLRLPAPPAEPPPWPLPEEVRALYNSTQELLRQRAKSRPPDDPDEYYAKELHRFPMEPPGEGPLEHWRPTSHSTFFIFNTSRVRAEIGHEALLHRAELRMLRQGSSAENQGAEQRLELYQGYGNASWRYLHGRSVQVTKEEEWLWFDVTDVVKQWLSSSESLGMFKLSVHCPCEQGPGATNNMRITIEGRRRRTAACGHCTSISVRICSGSGSTSPRATWPTSAWGPVPTSGALTPSTPRWARVGGGMHTYTTPPWGVPWGWQGGWDPWGRGGWVWGCLGRGGGCGFQMFGCHWGKRGGGHLGPGEKGGSGGSLWRVGGCLVSPGEAGWESQTFGSPWG, from the exons ATGGAGCTGGCCgtgctgctggcgctgctgggGGCGGCCCGGGCGCTCTCCACGTGCCGTTCGTTGGACCTGGAGGCGGCGCGGAGGAAACGCATCGAAGCGGTTCGGGGACAAATTCTGAGTAAACTCCGGTTACCGGCACCTCCCGCCGAACCCCCTCCCTGGCCGCTACCGGAGGAGGTACGGGCCCTTTACAACAGCACCCAGGAGCTGCTGCGCCAAAGGGCCAAGTCGCGCCCGCCCGACGACCCCGATGAATATTATGCCAAGGAATTGCATCGTTTTCCCATGGAACCGCCCGGAGaag GCCCGCTGGAGCACTGGCGCCCGACGAGCCACAGCACCTTCTTCATCTTCAACACATCGCGGGTACGGGCCGAGATCGGGCACGAAGCGCTGCTGCACCGGGCCGAGCTGCGGATGCTGCGGCAGGGGTCAAGCGCCGAGAACCAGGGGGCCGAGCAGCGCCTCGAGCTCTACCAG GGCTACGGCAACGCCTCGTGGCGGTACCTGCACGGGCGCTCGGTGCAGGTGACGAAGGAGGAGGAATGGCTCTGGTTCGACGTCACCGACGTCGTCAAACAGTGGCTCAGCAGCAGCG AGTCCCTGGGCATGTTCAAGCTGAGCGTCCACTGTCCCTGCGAGCAGGGTCCCGGTGCCACCAACAACATGCGCATCACCATCGAAG GACGGAGGAGAAGAACTGCTGCGTGCGGCCACTGTACATCGATTTCCGTAAGGATCTGCAGTGGAAGTGGATCCACGAGCCCAAGGGCTACATGGCCAACTTCTGCATGGGGCCCTGTCCCTACATCTGGAGCGCTGACACCCAGTACACCAAGGTGGgccagggttggggggggcatGCACACATACACGACACCCCCCTGGGGTGTCCcttgggggtggcaggggggctGGGACCCTTGGGGAAGAGGTGGATGGGTCTGGGGGTGTCTGGGAAGAGGGGGAGGATGTGGGTTCCAGATGTTTGGGTGCCAttggggaaaaaggggggggggacacctgGGCCCTGGGGAGAAAGGGGGGTCAGGGGGGTCCCTCTGGAGAGTGGGGGGGTGCCTTGTGTCCCCTGGGGAAGCAGGGTGGGAATCCCAGACATTTGGGTCCCCTTGGGGATAA
- the CCDC97 gene encoding coiled-coil domain-containing protein 97 yields the protein MAVEPEPVAGWDPKTEGDPSVTKQELDPTATEGDPLSPEQDPPAERDPKMLKRDPVSPKRDFAATSDPKVRKRDPKISKRDTKMLKKDPTSPPRDPVSPQWDSSVTQQDPPFPMGDPTADEDPLFLESFPGGLGAERWRPEIGPLGRPRRPSARTHLRNRRYAALRQLIQGGEYFSEEEMRAREPLLYQHYIGQYRGAEPLPGDPPVTPHPLGTPPGPQSLTGLLLRSVEEAAVQQRLRRQRLRDGDSGDEEGDSSPDPWVPDAAERAMLREEFTSRMYQRFLDGEDGDFDYSQVDENPDLDNLDIVSQDAEERYFDEEEPSDAPQLE from the exons ATGGCGGTGGAGCCAGAGCCTGTGGCAGGGTGGGACCCCAAAACCGAGGGGGACCCCAGTGTCACCAAGCAGGAGCTGGACCCCACAGCGACCGAGGGGGACCCCTTGTCCCCGGAGCAGGACCCCCCAGCAGAACGGGACCCCAAAATGTTGAAGCGGGACCCTGTGTCCCCGAAGAGAGACTTTGCTGCGACGTCAGACCCCAAAGTGAGAAAGCGGGACCCCAAAATATCAAAGCGGGACACCAAAATGTTGAAAAAGGACCCCACATCCCCCCCACGGGACCCCGTGTCACCTCAATGGGACTCCAGCGTGACACAGCAGGACCCCCCATTCCCGATGGGGGACCCCACGGCAGATGAGGACCCCCTTTTCCTCGAAAGCttccctggggggctgggggctgagcgCTGGCGCCCCGAAATCGGCCCCCTGGGAcgtccccgccgcccctccgcccGAACCCACCTCCGCAACCGCCGCTACGCCGCTCTGCGACAGCTCATCCAAg GTGGGGAGTACTTCAGCGAGGAGGAGATGCGAGCACGGGAACCTCTGCTCTACCAGCACTATATCGGGCAATATCGGGGTGCTGAACCCCTCCCGGGGGACCCCCCGGTCACCCCCCaccccttggggacccccccaggcccccagTCTCTGacggggctgctgctgcgctCAGTGGAGGAGGCAGCCGTGCAGCAACGCCTGCGCCGGCAGCGCCTGCGGGACGGCGACAGCGGAG ATGAGGAGGGGGACTCCTCACCGGACCCCTGGGTGCCTGACGCGGCTGAACGGGCGATGCTGCGGGAGGAATTCACCAGCCGCATGTACCAGCGCTTCCTGGACGGGGAGGACGGGGACTTTGACTACAG CCAGGTGGATGAGAACCCCGACCTGGACAACCTGGATATCGTCTCGCAGGATGCCGAGGAGCGATACTTTGATGAGGAGGAACCCAGCGATGCCCCCCAGCTTGAGTAG
- the TGFB1 gene encoding transforming growth factor beta-1 proprotein isoform X4 yields MELAVLLALLGAARALSTCRSLDLEAARRKRIEAVRGQILSKLRLPAPPAEPPPWPLPEEVRALYNSTQELLRQRAKSRPPDDPDEYYAKELHRFPMEPPGEGPLEHWRPTSHSTFFIFNTSRVRAEIGHEALLHRAELRMLRQGSSAENQGAEQRLELYQGYGNASWRYLHGRSVQVTKEEEWLWFDVTDVVKQWLSSSESLGMFKLSVHCPCEQGPGATNNMRITIEGRRRRTAACGHCTSISVRICSGSGSTSPRATWPTSAWGPVPTSGALTPSTPRCWRCTTSTTRGLRRRRAVSPRPSTPSPSSTMWGARPGWNSSPTWWSELANAADPPTPTPAPSRHPDTSPSPLSPPAPRQKKTKKQLI; encoded by the exons ATGGAGCTGGCCgtgctgctggcgctgctgggGGCGGCCCGGGCGCTCTCCACGTGCCGTTCGTTGGACCTGGAGGCGGCGCGGAGGAAACGCATCGAAGCGGTTCGGGGACAAATTCTGAGTAAACTCCGGTTACCGGCACCTCCCGCCGAACCCCCTCCCTGGCCGCTACCGGAGGAGGTACGGGCCCTTTACAACAGCACCCAGGAGCTGCTGCGCCAAAGGGCCAAGTCGCGCCCGCCCGACGACCCCGATGAATATTATGCCAAGGAATTGCATCGTTTTCCCATGGAACCGCCCGGAGaag GCCCGCTGGAGCACTGGCGCCCGACGAGCCACAGCACCTTCTTCATCTTCAACACATCGCGGGTACGGGCCGAGATCGGGCACGAAGCGCTGCTGCACCGGGCCGAGCTGCGGATGCTGCGGCAGGGGTCAAGCGCCGAGAACCAGGGGGCCGAGCAGCGCCTCGAGCTCTACCAG GGCTACGGCAACGCCTCGTGGCGGTACCTGCACGGGCGCTCGGTGCAGGTGACGAAGGAGGAGGAATGGCTCTGGTTCGACGTCACCGACGTCGTCAAACAGTGGCTCAGCAGCAGCG AGTCCCTGGGCATGTTCAAGCTGAGCGTCCACTGTCCCTGCGAGCAGGGTCCCGGTGCCACCAACAACATGCGCATCACCATCGAAG GACGGAGGAGAAGAACTGCTGCGTGCGGCCACTGTACATCGATTTCCGTAAGGATCTGCAGTGGAAGTGGATCCACGAGCCCAAGGGCTACATGGCCAACTTCTGCATGGGGCCCTGTCCCTACATCTGGAGCGCTGACACCCAGTACACCAAG GTGCTGGCGCTGTACAACCAGCACAACCCGGGGGCTTCGGCGGCGCCGTGCTGTGTCCCCCAGACCCTCGACCCCCTCCCCATCGTCTACTATGTGGGGCGCAAGGCCCGGGTGGAACAGCTCTCCAACATGGTGGTCCGAGCTTGCAAATGCAGCTGACCCTCCCACCCCAACCCCGGCGCCGTCCCGACACCCCGACACCTCCCCATCCCCCCTTTCTCCCCCGGCGCCTcggcaaaaaaaaacaaaaaaacaacttatttaa
- the TGFB1 gene encoding transforming growth factor beta-1 proprotein isoform X1, with product MELAVLLALLGAARALSTCRSLDLEAARRKRIEAVRGQILSKLRLPAPPAEPPPWPLPEEVRALYNSTQELLRQRAKSRPPDDPDEYYAKELHRFPMEPPGEGPLEHWRPTSHSTFFIFNTSRVRAEIGHEALLHRAELRMLRQGSSAENQGAEQRLELYQGYGNASWRYLHGRSVQVTKEEEWLWFDVTDVVKQWLSSSESLGMFKLSVHCPCEQGPGATNNMRITIEGFEQQRGDMQGIAKKRRRVPYVLAMSLPPDRANDLHSSRRRRALDAEYCFGTEEKNCCVRPLYIDFRKDLQWKWIHEPKGYMANFCMGPCPYIWSADTQYTKVGQGWGGHAHIHDTPLGCPLGVAGGLGPLGKRWMGLGVSGKRGRMWVPDVWVPLGKKGGGTPGPWGERGVRGVPLESGGVPCVPWGSRVGIPDIWVPLGITGGHTPGSPGCVWGPLGEWGILGRWGCGSGWGGPGPPSPGLG from the exons ATGGAGCTGGCCgtgctgctggcgctgctgggGGCGGCCCGGGCGCTCTCCACGTGCCGTTCGTTGGACCTGGAGGCGGCGCGGAGGAAACGCATCGAAGCGGTTCGGGGACAAATTCTGAGTAAACTCCGGTTACCGGCACCTCCCGCCGAACCCCCTCCCTGGCCGCTACCGGAGGAGGTACGGGCCCTTTACAACAGCACCCAGGAGCTGCTGCGCCAAAGGGCCAAGTCGCGCCCGCCCGACGACCCCGATGAATATTATGCCAAGGAATTGCATCGTTTTCCCATGGAACCGCCCGGAGaag GCCCGCTGGAGCACTGGCGCCCGACGAGCCACAGCACCTTCTTCATCTTCAACACATCGCGGGTACGGGCCGAGATCGGGCACGAAGCGCTGCTGCACCGGGCCGAGCTGCGGATGCTGCGGCAGGGGTCAAGCGCCGAGAACCAGGGGGCCGAGCAGCGCCTCGAGCTCTACCAG GGCTACGGCAACGCCTCGTGGCGGTACCTGCACGGGCGCTCGGTGCAGGTGACGAAGGAGGAGGAATGGCTCTGGTTCGACGTCACCGACGTCGTCAAACAGTGGCTCAGCAGCAGCG AGTCCCTGGGCATGTTCAAGCTGAGCGTCCACTGTCCCTGCGAGCAGGGTCCCGGTGCCACCAACAACATGCGCATCACCATCGAAG gCTTTGAGCAGCAGCGAGGGGACATGCAGGGCATCGCCAAGAAGCGCCGGCGGGTACCCTATGTCCTGGCCATGTCGCTGCCCCCCGATCGCGCCAACGACCTCCacagctcccgccgccgccgtgccctCGATGCTGAATACTGCTTTGG GACGGAGGAGAAGAACTGCTGCGTGCGGCCACTGTACATCGATTTCCGTAAGGATCTGCAGTGGAAGTGGATCCACGAGCCCAAGGGCTACATGGCCAACTTCTGCATGGGGCCCTGTCCCTACATCTGGAGCGCTGACACCCAGTACACCAAGGTGGgccagggttggggggggcatGCACACATACACGACACCCCCCTGGGGTGTCCcttgggggtggcaggggggctGGGACCCTTGGGGAAGAGGTGGATGGGTCTGGGGGTGTCTGGGAAGAGGGGGAGGATGTGGGTTCCAGATGTTTGGGTGCCAttggggaaaaaggggggggggacacctgGGCCCTGGGGAGAAAGGGGGGTCAGGGGGGTCCCTCTGGAGAGTGGGGGGGTGCCTTGTGTCCCCTGGGGAAGCAGGGTGGGAATCCCAGACATTTGGGTCCCCTTGGGGATAACAGGGGGACACACACCTGGGTCCCCTGGGTGTGTGTGGGGGCCCCTGGGAGAGTGGGGGATCTTGGGGAGGTGGGGATGTGGGTctgggtgggggggtcctggaCCCCCATCTCCAGGGTTGGGATGA